Genomic segment of Pasteurella multocida subsp. multocida OH4807:
TATGGTAAAAAGACAGGCAATTGCCATATTATCGCCAAGTGACTAAACATCCTCACTGTTGTCTTAAATGCTCCCAGCCTACTCCATATAATTTGATAAGAAAAAATAAGACTACAGTGAAATCATAACTACAGTGAAAAATCCCAAATAGAAAAAAACCGTAAGCCTTTCGACTTACGGTTTTCAAAATTTGATGGCGGAGGAAGTGAGATTCGAACTCACGGAGGGCGTAAACCCTCGCCGGTTTTCAAGACCGGTGCCTTCAACCACTCGACCATTCCTCCGTGATTTAAGCGAGGTGAATAATACGGATTTTCCTATTCTAAGTCAAGCAATTAAACTGATATTTTTATTCAATTGTTTGATTTTAGAACAAAATGCCTATTTTTCTTATCGCCTCGCCCAGAAATAACAGAGAATGATTATTCTGCTTTATTTTCCGCTCTTGTTGGTCCTGTATAAACATGACTCACCGCACTATGATGTCCAGCCGCACCTTTACCATGGAAATAGTAACGGGATTCTGTCCAAACGACAATTTCTGCCATTTCTTTTAATTCATCACTGGCTTTCGTTAAAGTCATATCAGCTTTCGTATGTTGAACAGCAGAAATTGTTCCTAAACGACCAGTAAACGCAAATGTACGCTCAATAGGCAGACGAGTCGTTTCCGCAGACACAGCCGCAACCACAGGCACATCCATCTCCTCTCGCTTCACACATTCAACATCAACACTACCAAGTAGTGGTTCAGAAATTGATTCAACTTTCACGGTTTCTTCTGTTGGCTCAACAATTTTCGTATCCAATACAGCCGTCTCCACTAACGGTTGCTCTGCATCTAAACGTTGTAACGATTCTTGGACTTTCTTCTCAACTGAATCATTAGCTGGCTGAGTCATAAACGCATGATAAGGGGAGGAAGCCTTGTCATGTTTTTCAATCATTAATTCTGTTGCTGGCACGGTTGCAACAGGTTCTTTAGGCTGATTTTGTTGTTCCAATAATTCATCTACAGATAAAAATTGGTTTTCCTTGTTTACAACATAATGATAATCCACCCACACTTTACCACTTGCTAATTCAGGAGATGCCATTGCTGCCAATAATGGCATTGGGGATTTCATGTCTTGACTATTGCGGCGACGGCGTTGATTATTTACACGCAAATGGCGTGGCAAACGACGACGGCTATTATCACGACGTTTTTCCGTATCCATCTCTTCCACTTTAGCTGATTCAACTTCAGTGTGTGAAATATCTACCATTTCATCGATGGTTTTAGCTGGCTCAATCAGCTGTTCATCAACGTCCATATCACTGACTTTTTCAATCAACGTTTCTTCGCTAACACGAACTTTCTTACGCAAATCGCGACGCTGACGACGTGGGGTGGTGACTTCTGTTTTTTCAATTTCAACAGTTTCTGATACATTATCTAAAACAGTCTCACTTACAACCGCACTTTCATCCACATTTGCTTTACGATTGCGCTTGCTATTACGTTCTGAATTATTACGTTCTGAACGTGTACGAACTACTTCCTCAACTACCTCATCTCGTTTAGCACTGTTTTCACGCTCCACACTTTCCCCACGTGAGCGACGATTACTACGACGGTCTTGGTTACGACGAGGACGGTTGTTGCGATTGCGATTATTTTTCGACTTTTCTTCCTCTATAGGCTTATCCGCAAAAAGTGCTTTTAGTTTTGCGAAAAGACGAGAAAGCAAAGAAGGTTTTTGCTCCGTTTTCTTCTCTGGCGATGGCGCTGGCGCAGGAATCGCCATGGATACCGCCGCCCCTTCTAACACAGTTTCCGTTGTCACTGCCGCCGTTTCGATATTACGTGAGACTAACGACTCTTCTGGAACAAAGTGATCATCTTGATCTTGATGCAATTTCACTAAGTTATAACTTAACTCATTTACTTCTTCACCATCACGCACTCGGAAAACGCTAAAGTGCGGCGTTTCCATTGCTTCATTTGGCACAACCACGATGTCCACTTCATGACGTTTTTCAATGCTATAAATTGCTTTGCGTTTTTCATTTAATAA
This window contains:
- a CDS encoding ribonuclease E (COG1530 Ribonucleases G and E), whose amino-acid sequence is MKRMLINATQKEELRVALVDGQRLFDLDIESPGHEQKKANIYKGRITRVEPSLEAAFVDYGAERHGFLPLKEIAREYFPDDYTYQGRPNIRDILSEGQEVIVQVNKEERGNKGAALTTFVSLAGSYLVIMPNNPRAGGISRRIEGDERLELKEALGSLDVPDGVGLIVRTAGVGKSPEELQWDLKVLLHHWEAIKQASESRPAPFLIHQESDVIVRAIRDYLRRDIGEILIDSPKVYEKAKAHIKLVRPDFIHRVKLYQGEVPLFSHYQIESQIESAFQREVRLPSGGSIVIDVTEALTAIDINSSRSTRGGDIEETALNTNLEAADEIARQLRLRDLGGLIVIDFIDMTPVRHQREVENRIRDAVRQDRARIQISRISRFGLLEMSRQRLSPSLGESSHHVCPRCQGTGKIRDNESLSLSILRLIEEEALKENTKQVHTIVPVEIASYLLNEKRKAIYSIEKRHEVDIVVVPNEAMETPHFSVFRVRDGEEVNELSYNLVKLHQDQDDHFVPEESLVSRNIETAAVTTETVLEGAAVSMAIPAPAPSPEKKTEQKPSLLSRLFAKLKALFADKPIEEEKSKNNRNRNNRPRRNQDRRSNRRSRGESVERENSAKRDEVVEEVVRTRSERNNSERNSKRNRKANVDESAVVSETVLDNVSETVEIEKTEVTTPRRQRRDLRKKVRVSEETLIEKVSDMDVDEQLIEPAKTIDEMVDISHTEVESAKVEEMDTEKRRDNSRRRLPRHLRVNNQRRRRNSQDMKSPMPLLAAMASPELASGKVWVDYHYVVNKENQFLSVDELLEQQNQPKEPVATVPATELMIEKHDKASSPYHAFMTQPANDSVEKKVQESLQRLDAEQPLVETAVLDTKIVEPTEETVKVESISEPLLGSVDVECVKREEMDVPVVAAVSAETTRLPIERTFAFTGRLGTISAVQHTKADMTLTKASDELKEMAEIVVWTESRYYFHGKGAAGHHSAVSHVYTGPTRAENKAE